Genomic segment of Vulpes lagopus strain Blue_001 chromosome 7, ASM1834538v1, whole genome shotgun sequence:
CTATCCCAGGCTTCCGCTTCTCTCGCGAGAACTAGAAGTGCCTATGAGACGAGGGCTAAGCGGAAGTCGGGTCTCTTTTTCGTGGCGCCTCCGAGGCGGTAGGCCGCTTCAGGATGAAGGTAGGAAGTGGTGGAAGCTTTTGAAATGGGCTGGGGGAACATGGATCGGGCCCCCCAGAACACTGCTTTGCCGCAGCGCTCGTTCTCCAAAGCCCCAGGTCTAGGTGGAAAAGGGTCTGAGGCGGGAGAAAGCTTGCCGCGTTTGGGTGCAGGGGTCCTTGGGAGAGCGGATGGCGAGCGATTGCAGCGGGAGCCGCGCCGGGCAGGGAGCGCCATGGTGGCGTCCTCAGGCCCAGCCCGACAGACGCGGCCCTGCTGCCTCTTTGGCTGCCTGTGGGTCGGACGGGCCGCGGCGGGCCCTTCGCCCCCGGAGGCTTTCCGCGAAGCTCGAGGAAAAATTAGAGCCCGATCTTTTAGTGCGTGCTTGTGCGTTATTAATGTGGACACACGCTTTAGCGGATGAGACCGATACGTCAGGGTTTCTGCTCCGTGTCTGGGGTTTACATAAAAGGCTTTGTGCAATGGGATTACCTTTGTAAGTGGCTCTGCGGTTTTCTAAAACTCTTTCCCTCCCCTTAATCCTTAGCTGAACATCTCTTTCCCAGCTACTGGCTGCCAGAAACTCATTGAAGTGGATGATGAGCGCAAACTGCGTACCTTTTATGAGAAGCGTATGGCCACAGAAGTTGCTGCCGATGCTCTGGGCGAGGAATGGAAGGTTGGTTCCCGAGTGAAGTGGTCTCGGCTCTTTGATAGCGCTGTTGGCCACAGGTGGAGTAGCGGGGTTCGGGCTCCACAGATTGGGGCTTCGATCTGGGGTTACCTCCACGTGTCCCTTCAAGGTAGCGCTATTACCCTGCGGCGTTATGGACCTCAAACGGGAGAGGACCCCTGAAGTTCTGTGGGAAGTGCCAGCAAGGGTGGTTTGTGGGTTGGTTGCTCGATTGTACTTTGGTTTCATAACATGACTTTTCCCTCGCTGGAACGGTTACATCTAGTAAAAGAGGTTAGAAATAGGACTTGACTGAATTTGCTGACTAATCTCGGCATGAAAATCTAGACAAAACTGGGTGAcctgagaaaactgaaattcataCTGTTTTTCGCACACCCCCAGGATTTAAGGGCCGTGATCCTTTATTTCACAACGTGTGGTTGTGTCCCACAGGGTTACGTGGTGCGAATCAGTGGTGGCAATGACAAACAAGGCTTCCCCATGAAGCAGGGTGTCTTGACCCACGGCCGCGTCCGCCTGCTGCTAAGTAAGGGGCATTCCTGCTACCGACCCAGGAGGACTGGAGAGAGGAAGCGCAAATCTGTTCGGGGTTGCATTGTGGATGCCAATCTCAGTGTTCTCAATTTGGTTATTGTGAAAAAAGGTGAGGTTTACTTGTGTTCTTGAATTCAATTTTTTGTTGACATTGTTTGAAAAGCTGATAATCCAGatgtttttcatttgcattatcCACAGTTTCTTTACCAGTGCATAAACAGTAatttagagtttttgtttgtaAGAAAGTTGTGGAATTAAAAAGGTCTGATCACTTCCTCTTTTAGGGGAGAAGGATATTCCTGGACTCACGGATACTACTGTGCCTCGTCGCCTGGGGCCCAAAAGAGCCAGCAGAATCAGAAAGCTTTTTAATCTGTCAAAAGAAGACGATGTCCGCCAGTATGTTGTTAGAAAGCCCCTAAACAAAGAAGGTACGAGGATTTTGCTTAATTTCATTGTAGCATCTTGTATGCATATTAGTAAATGTATTTACGGGGAGAGGGTCAAGACAGACACTTGTTAAATCTGATGCTTGTCTGCAGTATTACAGTTTTACTTGAAGTTTTGCCTGTGCTCCTGATGTAGAAGTTTATCTGAAAATAAGTTATCAGAAGTTCATTACTTTTGGGTTAGGAATCggtaaaatgatagaaaattctGGGACTATGATTGAAAACCCTCAGTCCCAccacttttgctttctttacatATTAGAGGTTCTGTCTGTTTACAGAAGTAGTGCTTTCATTGCCTGAAGTTGCTTTTAACTCCTGGCTCTTAATCTGAGCTATGGATAGGAATAGTAGGAGTTGTGGCTGTTAGAAGAAATACACTTTATTCAGAATACTAGAAGCAGGTGTTTGGGGTTTtggagttttaatattttaagatggcATACAGATACGCAGTTTGTTAGAGGACATAACTCCTCACTGGTGAGGCTCTGTAACGTTATTTCTCTAGTAAAGTGTATGCATATTTACTTAGGTTATGTGGAATAAAAAGGATGTCAGTTCAGGTTGGGTTGTCctgacaaatatgaaaaaaattggtTGGCACTGGGGATTTAAGCCTGGCATATAGCAACTGCTCATGCGTCACTCCAAATACCTGAACTACCTATGTGCAAGGTAGTATAAGTATTGATGGTATAGTATAAAAGGACAAGTTACTCTCATGTGGtttacactttaaaaagaaatgccagaTACATGGTGGTTGCCCATTTTCAACTCCCCTGGCAAGATCACCAGTGTAATAGGTGTTCTAGTTAACAGGGTGTGTATAGAATGGTTCTTACATCTTTATAATTAAGGGAtgggttgactttttttttaaaaaaaacctgagcaGTTGAGTATTTCGTTTTAGAATATATGCTTGGGCTATGTTTGTTATTCCCACCAGGCATCTATTAAACTCAAAGACTTCTGTTCCAAAGCAGATCTATAATCCATAGAATTTGGGATGTATAGATGACACAGGCTAAATGAAGATACTCTATGAGCAATGTGCTGCACGTTCTAACGTTAATGGTTTCATTCCCCAGACTGGCAGGATCTGCCTTGGCAAATACTAGATTTGAGCATAAATAGGATTTCAGAGTGTGGTTAGGATAGTGGTGCAGGTGGAACTTTACTTAGTTTTCATAGATAAGTAATATATGCACAGTtaacacagttttaaaataatgtcccTGTATCTTACAGTATAAAAATGTATCTAATTGTGGAAGAGAAATCAAAattgaataggaaaaaaagcTTGAGGTAGGACTTCAGTCCCCCAAACAGTAGCTTAAATTGATGTGTGGTCTTGAAGTTGACATCCAAACTAGTGTAGTTTAATGAGGTGTCTTAGGATTAAATGTGCTAATTAGGAAAAGACTGGCACCTCTTAGACAAAGTTAATCTGTTTACTTCAGAAGGACTTACCAGTTTACATTGATAATATTTAGCACATCTTGGCTTTTTGTTAAGGTAGTATTTCAAGTTAAACAGTGGTTCAGATTTTACCTCAAAGGCCTCACAGGTAAGTGTTCCTAGATATTCctgtaatattaaaaatgtagatgtAGATCCTAATGAACATTGAGAAGTGATTGAATCATCTGAATTTTCAGGTAAGAAACCTAGAACCAAAGCACCCAAGATTCAGCGTCTTGTTACTCCACGTGTCCTCCAACACAAACGTCGGCGTATTGCTTTGAAGAAACAGCgtactaagaaaaataaggaagaggctGCAGAATATGCTAAACTTTTGGCCAAGAGAATGAAGGTAAATCAAGAAGATTGAGGGAGGGAGAGTCAGGCCTGACTTTGGATTTTTAACCCAGACAAGCTAtaactgtttctttgttttgtttaggagGCCAAAGAAAAACGCCAGGAACAGATTGCCAAGAGACGGAGGCTGTCCTCTCTGAGAGCTTCTACCTCTAAGTCTGAGTCCAgtcaaaaatgagattttctaagagtgacaaaataaataagatcagacACCAAATCTCTTGACTTTTCATTGAtgacaaaaatagataaatggaggGTGAGATCATAGTAAAGGGAGTATAGTTGACAGTCATCTGATGGTGGATGAAGTATGCAAGAGATCGTTGAAAGTGCTGTCCTTCAGGGTGAGAGGCTGAAACCATATGGTAACACTGGGAGAGATGGGCAGACCAGGGTTTCTTTGAGGATGGGTGAGTGGCTCTGGAAAGGTTTCTCAGCATTTAAGGGGGTACCTGTTTTTCAGCAAGGCAAGGAACAGTTTGGGGGAAATGAAGGACTAGAACTATTAATCTGTTGTACACTTTATTTTGAGGAATACAGTTTTAAAGATCTATACACAATACATGAAAAGTGCCCTTAAGAAGGTGGACATTTGTCATATAAAAATACCTTGTTAAAAGCATAGTTCATTGATAGCATTTTTAAACAGTTCACAAAGCTTTTAAAACCAGTGcaaattttattaacaaaagcTTTTCAACTCTAGTGAATTGTTATTCATGCATTTTATGGTTTCACACTGTGCCTTTACGAAGCACTTGGATCCATGAAGTATGCAAAGGAAGGAATCTACTTTTTCTAATGAAACCTGTCTAGTTCATAGTAATTGCAGTTAAAATGAACTTTTACAGACTAGAAGGCTCTTTAAAGGCACGTTAGGTTTTAAGGGCAAAGAACTGGAGTTTACATTTTAACCACAGGAGTAGGATTTTCAAACTGCTTTAACAGGGACTGAAGCTGTGCTTGGCAATTAAAATGTGTATGAGTCACTTGGGGATCTGACCAAAAATGCAGATAGTGATTCGGAAGATTTGTGGCCCCAGGTTCTACATTAAGTTCCCAGCTGACAGCAATAATGCCAGCTCACAGACTGGACTAGCTGAGAATTGAGAAGATGATTAGAAAGGAGATCCCCACATGTATTGAAAAGCTATAGAACATGAAAAATCCTAACTTGCAGTTGTTCTATATAAATTAAGGTCAAACTAAAAAGGCTGAAAAGGAAAGTATTTGTAAAtgattaccaaaataaaaataaaatattgtagtgACTTAAAGGCAAGTCTGGTGTATAGCCCAGAGTCCTGTACTAACCAACACCTGGTTGATTCTAATGCACAAAATATGAGAACCACTACCCTACTTGTATTAGGGAGTGCAGTCACTGAAGGGGACAAAACTTACTTTTCAAAAGGATGTACCAAGAATGAAGCAACAATTGAATATCCCACAATTATGGGGAGTCTTATGCTTGCTTAGTTTAAACATGCAGGATGCTATAATTAGCCTATAAAATGCAGCTAAAATTAGATTAAAACCAGTATAAATGCTAAGCATCTGGACTTTGAGAGACTAGAATTTCTCAGGTTTTTAAGTTTCATACATTGCTATAGTTGCTATAAGTCATTCTAGACATTTCTAAATCTGTGGATAATGACTGCATATCtagctttttggttttgtttgcggTGAATTTTTAGTGGTCCCCTTTCTGTGGTAGGTGCTAGAAAAGGCCTTTATGCACTTTGAACACAAATCAGTCCCTATTTCTAAAGGAGAGCAGCAGGTTAAGTTTCCAATGTATAATGGCTGAGTTCTAGAATGTTATAAAAAGTTACTAGGAAATATATACTTTGGTACAGAAGAGCCAAATCTTAAGTGAGATCTTTATTACACATCAATAGGAAGTGCTTTGGTAAGTAATTTAGTTCAAGTTAAGTCTacagagaagaaatgggaaaacaataCTGGAACTCTATAAATAACAAAGGTTAG
This window contains:
- the RPS6 gene encoding 40S ribosomal protein S6 isoform X1, yielding MRRGLSGSRVSFSWRLRGGRPLQDEGRKWWKLLKWAGGTWIGPPRTLLCRSARSPKPQLNISFPATGCQKLIEVDDERKLRTFYEKRMATEVAADALGEEWKGYVVRISGGNDKQGFPMKQGVLTHGRVRLLLSKGHSCYRPRRTGERKRKSVRGCIVDANLSVLNLVIVKKGEKDIPGLTDTTVPRRLGPKRASRIRKLFNLSKEDDVRQYVVRKPLNKEGKKPRTKAPKIQRLVTPRVLQHKRRRIALKKQRTKKNKEEAAEYAKLLAKRMKEAKEKRQEQIAKRRRLSSLRASTSKSESSQK
- the RPS6 gene encoding 40S ribosomal protein S6 isoform X2, translating into MKLNISFPATGCQKLIEVDDERKLRTFYEKRMATEVAADALGEEWKGYVVRISGGNDKQGFPMKQGVLTHGRVRLLLSKGHSCYRPRRTGERKRKSVRGCIVDANLSVLNLVIVKKGEKDIPGLTDTTVPRRLGPKRASRIRKLFNLSKEDDVRQYVVRKPLNKEGKKPRTKAPKIQRLVTPRVLQHKRRRIALKKQRTKKNKEEAAEYAKLLAKRMKEAKEKRQEQIAKRRRLSSLRASTSKSESSQK